The Falco rusticolus isolate bFalRus1 chromosome 15, bFalRus1.pri, whole genome shotgun sequence genome has a segment encoding these proteins:
- the IRX5 gene encoding iroquois-class homeodomain protein IRX-5: MSYPQGYLYQPSASLALYSCPAYSTSVISGPRTDELGRSSSGSAFSPYAGSTAFTAPSPGYNSHLQYGTDPAAAAAAAFTSYVGSPYDHTPGMAGSLGYHPYAAPLGSYPYGDPAYRKNATRDATATLKAWLNEHRKNPYPTKGEKIMLAIITKMTLTQVSTWFANARRRLKKENKMTWTPRNRSEDEEEGEHRPGEDDEDEPQKLEDKGDPGTPDQERRIPKLRRAASASRSSPGPGRPRPASATRIARAGGGAARRAASPPTRRPALPRWGRATAGRGLPRRRGGAPAVPPALRRRRAARHAAPAPAAARRHRRLRSSTSPQQAAPRQAQALVAGRDRHLGGQGEGGLAAEAGAPRAPPCWAAAARRARRRGRARRRHSAPSPTGRSCRGRSTTRRPSTPVTRTTAPSGPCTGTRRRPRRRRPRRPLQWINQTVLSRAESLAKDTKMIRSQSQVDLCKDSPDEAEERYVQHLISASPPYPLLGPWFLFFYIFFLIY, encoded by the exons ATGTCGTATCCTCAGGGTTACTTGTACCAGCCGTCAGCGTCCTTGGCTCTCTACTCCTGCCCGGCGTACAGCACCAGCGTGATCTCCGGACCCCGGACCGATGAACTTGGGAGATCTTCTTCGGGCTCCGCTTTTTCCCCTTATGCCGGATCTACCGCCTTTACCGCCCCTTCCCCGGGTTACAACTCCCACCTCCAGTACGGCACCGacccggccgccgccgccgccgccgccttcACTTCCTACGTG ggCTCGCCCTACGACCACACGCCGGGCATGGCCGGCTCCCTGGGGTACCACCCGTACGCGGCGCCGCTCGGCTCCTACCCCTACGGGGACCCCGCGTACCGCAAGAACGCGACGCGGGACGCCACGGCCACCCTCAAGGCCTGGCTCAACGAGCACCGGAAAAACCCCTACCCCACCAAGGGCGAGAAGATCATGCTGGCCATCATCACCAAAATGACCCTCACCCAGGTCTCCACCTGGTTCGCCAACGCGCGGCGGCGGCtcaaaaaggagaacaaaatgACCTGGACCCCGCGGAACCGCAGTGAGGACGAGGAGGAAGGAGAACATCGACCTGGAGAAGACGACGAGGACGAGCCCCAGAAACTGGAGGACAAGGGGGACCCCGGGACGCCGGACCAG gagCGGCGGATCCCAAAGCTGCGCCGGGCTGCGAGCGCCTCCAGGagctcccccggccccgggagGCCGAGGCCGGCCTCAGCGACTCGGATTGCAAGAGCCGGCGGAGGAGCGGCTCGACGGGCCGCTTCGCCCCCCACAAGGCGCCCGGCGCTTCCCCGCTGGGGCCGTGCCACGGCGGGCCGCGGGCTGCCGCGGAGGCGCGGAGGAGCCCCCGCCGTACCGCCcgccctccgccgccgccgggccgcgcgCCACGCCGCACCTGCACCCGCTGCTGCCCGCCGCCACCGGCGCCTCCGGTCATCCACCTCGCCGCAGCAGGCGGCCCCTCGCCAAGCCCAAGCTCTGGTCGCTGGCCGAGATCGCCACCTCGGCGGACAAGGCGAAGGAGGCTTGGCGGCTGAGGCTGGcgccccccgggccccgccgtgctgggcggcggcggcccgtCGCGCTCGCCGCCGCGGCCGCGCTCGCCGGCGGCACAGTGCCCCTTCCCCAACGGGGCGGTCCTGCCGCGGCCGCTCTACTACACGGCGCCCTTCTACCCCGGTTACACGAACTACGGCTCCTTCGGGGCCCTGCACGGGCAcccgccggcggccccgccgccgccgcccccggcgccCACTTCAATGGATTAACCAGACTGTCCTCAGCAGAGCCGAGAGCCTGGCTAAAGACACTAAAATGATCAGGAGCCAGTCCCAAGTAGACCTTTGCAAAGACTCACCTGACGAAGCTGAAGAAAGGTATGTCCAACATTTAATATCGGCTTCTCCTCCTTACCCCCTCCTGGGACCgtggtttttgttcttttatatattttttttaatttattga